Proteins co-encoded in one Dyella japonica A8 genomic window:
- a CDS encoding DsbC family protein → MFKKWLLALCVGGLTLNACAAPDGAAAGPEATVRKALLSLVPNAEINSIRPAPMQGFYQVIASGHLVYVSTDGKYMLNGDLIDLAKKKNITDDGWSDYRKAELAKVPAADRIVFAPANPRYRVTVFTDVNCAYCRQLHSHIDDFNKAGIAVEYVAWPREGVTNEAGKTTPTYNEMVAVWCASDRKAAFTAAKQGKTPKSTNCPNPVKDEFDLGVKLGVTGTPTIIGEDGSMLGGYVTPDELLRALKTGG, encoded by the coding sequence ATGTTCAAGAAATGGTTGCTGGCGCTGTGCGTCGGCGGGTTGACCCTCAACGCCTGCGCCGCGCCCGATGGCGCTGCCGCCGGGCCGGAGGCCACGGTGCGCAAGGCGCTGCTTTCGCTGGTGCCCAATGCGGAGATCAATTCGATCCGGCCGGCGCCGATGCAGGGTTTCTACCAGGTCATCGCCTCGGGCCATCTGGTCTACGTCTCCACGGATGGCAAGTACATGCTCAATGGCGACCTGATCGACCTCGCCAAGAAGAAGAACATCACCGACGACGGCTGGTCGGACTACCGCAAGGCCGAGCTGGCCAAGGTGCCGGCGGCCGACCGCATCGTGTTCGCCCCGGCCAACCCGCGCTACCGCGTCACCGTGTTCACGGACGTCAATTGCGCCTACTGCCGCCAGCTGCACTCCCATATCGATGACTTCAACAAGGCTGGCATCGCCGTGGAGTACGTCGCCTGGCCGCGCGAAGGCGTGACCAACGAAGCCGGCAAGACCACGCCGACCTACAACGAGATGGTGGCCGTATGGTGCGCCAGCGACCGCAAGGCCGCTTTCACCGCCGCCAAGCAGGGCAAGACACCCAAGTCCACGAACTGCCCGAACCCGGTCAAGGACGAGTTCGACCTCGGCGTGAAGCTGGGCGTGACCGGCACGCCGACCATCATCGGCGAAGACGGCAGCATGCTGGGCGGCTACGTCACCCCTGACGAGCTGCTGCGCGCACTCAAGACTGGCGGCTGA
- the ltaE gene encoding low-specificity L-threonine aldolase codes for MELIDLRSDTVTRPTPAMRAAMFDAAVGDDVYGEDPTVNALQARLAADLGFEAGLFVPTGTQSNLVALMSHCERGDEYLVGADAHTYKFEGGGAAVLGSIQPQPIPHDADGSLPLDKVAAAIKPVDPHFARTRLLALENTWHGRVLPMDYLKAAQDFARERGLGLHLDGARLFNAAVACGVPAREITKHFDSVSVCLSKGLGAPVGSVLVGSSALIEKARRWKKVAGGGWRQAGMLAAAAQHALDHHVDRLAEDHARAATLAAGLADVPGVTLLGQHTNMVFIDVPADRLRELDVHLREAGIRISIGYLPTLRLVTHLDVDDEGVARTVAAFRRFFVG; via the coding sequence GTGGAACTGATCGACCTGCGCAGCGATACCGTCACCCGTCCCACGCCGGCCATGCGAGCGGCCATGTTCGACGCCGCGGTAGGCGACGATGTCTACGGCGAAGATCCCACCGTCAATGCATTGCAGGCGCGTCTTGCTGCCGACCTCGGCTTCGAGGCGGGGCTGTTCGTGCCGACGGGCACGCAATCAAACCTGGTGGCGCTGATGTCGCATTGCGAACGCGGCGACGAATACCTGGTCGGCGCGGATGCGCACACCTACAAGTTCGAGGGTGGCGGCGCCGCCGTGCTCGGCTCCATCCAGCCGCAACCGATCCCTCATGATGCGGATGGCAGCCTGCCACTGGACAAGGTGGCTGCGGCGATCAAGCCGGTGGACCCGCACTTCGCCCGCACACGCCTGCTGGCGCTGGAAAACACCTGGCACGGCCGCGTACTGCCGATGGATTACCTGAAGGCCGCGCAGGATTTCGCGCGCGAACGCGGACTGGGGCTGCACCTGGACGGCGCGCGCCTGTTCAACGCCGCTGTCGCCTGCGGCGTGCCTGCGCGTGAGATCACCAAGCACTTCGACAGCGTGTCGGTGTGCCTGTCCAAGGGGCTCGGTGCGCCAGTGGGTTCGGTACTGGTGGGCTCGTCGGCGCTGATCGAAAAGGCGCGTCGCTGGAAGAAGGTCGCCGGTGGCGGCTGGCGGCAGGCCGGCATGCTCGCGGCAGCGGCGCAGCATGCGCTGGACCACCATGTCGATCGCCTGGCGGAGGATCATGCCCGTGCGGCGACACTGGCCGCGGGGCTGGCTGATGTTCCCGGCGTGACGTTGCTCGGCCAGCACACGAATATGGTGTTCATTGACGTGCCGGCGGATCGCCTGCGGGAATTGGACGTCCATCTGCGGGAAGCGGGTATTCGCATCAGCATCGGGTATTTGCCGACGTTGCGGTTGGTGACGCATTTGGATGTGGATGATGAGGGCGTGGCGCGGACGGTGGCGGCGTTTCGGCGGTTTTTTGTGGGGTGA
- the purL gene encoding phosphoribosylformylglycinamidine synthase, whose product MIALDGQSALSPFRLERLNARLEAIHRGTRVQASWFVYFIDADRTPEGEQHRRLLEVLEAKDGTPEAASLWVVPRLGTISPWSSKATDILHGAGFDVRRVERGVAWQVAGLPAAGSEQYDAVLAVLHDAMTQSVLTSLDQAKGLFLGGQAGPLVHIALGHDAKGALDKANKELGLALADDEIEYLVARYAELGRAPTDAELFMFAQANSEHCRHKVFNASWTLDGEAQDKSLFGMIKNTHQHSPAYTLSAYKDNAAVIEGYEGKRFFPDRDGVWRAHPERIEYAIKVETHNHPTAIAPWPGAATGAGGEIRDEGATGRGAKPKAGLTGFSVSDLRIPGLPRPWEVDRPLPPHMATAFEIMRDGPLGAAAFNNEFGRPALGGYFRTYEHETGEAGVRRGYDKPIMIAGGLANIRADHVQKRDVQPGNKVIVLGGPSMLIGLGGGAASSVASGTSSKELDFASVQRDNAEMERRAQQVIDSCWARGDKNPIVSVHDVGAGGLSNAIPELLNDAGVGGRIDLSRVPCDDPSLSPMQIWSNESQERYVLAIGAEDLAEFEEYCKRERCPYAVVGDATAERRLVVHDPVTDTLVIDLPMDVLFGKPPRMHRDAKRLKPRVDLVPDLTGISMDEALMRVLRLPTVGSKSFLITIGDRTVGGLNARDPMVGPWQVPVADCAVTITDFDSYTGEAMAMAERSPVALLSSPDAARLAVGEAITNLAAAPIASLGEVRLSANWQAAVNFPGEDAALFDAVKAVGMELCPELGISIPVGKDSLSMQTVWKDGDTTQRTVSPVSLVITGFARVTDVRRTLTPQLRLDRGDSELWLLDLGACRDRLGGSALTQVFNRGGGVPPDLDDAKRLKSFFDLVQEANAGGLLLAYHDRSDGGAIVTLLEMAFAGHCGLEIHLDGWAEATLRALFNEELGAIVQVAAANREAFEALLVKHGLTSMAYRIGRPKEKLGIKLFQNGDTLFKWNWRTLFEAWNETSHAMQRLRDNPTTADAENEWRLDDADPGISPKLTFDPHEDLAAPYIAKGAKPRVAVLREQGVNGQVEMAAAFTRAGFEAVDVHMSDLASGRIKLADFRGFAACGGFSYGDVLGAGRGWATSILYNDYLRAEFSTFFADPLRFALGVCNGCQMMSQLKDIIPGASHWPKFLRNASEQYEARVATLEVLDSPSLFFKGMAGSRIPVAVAHGEGRVSFPYSCSPSKAGAALRYADNRGKPTEDYPLNPNGSPGGLTGFTAADGRVTIMMPHPERVFRSVQMSWHPEKWGEDSPWMRMFRNARMWCG is encoded by the coding sequence ATGATCGCACTCGACGGGCAGAGCGCCCTCTCGCCTTTTCGTCTCGAACGTCTGAACGCACGCCTGGAGGCCATTCATCGTGGCACCCGGGTGCAGGCGTCGTGGTTCGTCTACTTCATCGATGCCGACCGCACGCCGGAGGGCGAGCAGCATCGTCGCCTGCTGGAAGTGCTGGAAGCCAAGGACGGTACGCCGGAGGCCGCCTCGCTGTGGGTGGTCCCGCGCCTGGGCACCATCTCGCCCTGGTCCAGCAAGGCCACCGACATCCTGCATGGCGCCGGCTTCGACGTGCGCCGCGTGGAGCGCGGCGTCGCCTGGCAGGTCGCCGGGTTGCCCGCCGCGGGCAGCGAGCAGTACGACGCCGTGCTGGCGGTGCTGCATGACGCGATGACGCAGTCGGTACTCACCAGCCTGGACCAGGCCAAGGGCCTGTTCCTGGGTGGGCAGGCCGGCCCGCTGGTGCATATCGCCCTGGGCCATGACGCCAAGGGCGCACTGGACAAGGCCAACAAGGAACTGGGCCTCGCCCTGGCCGACGACGAGATCGAATACCTCGTCGCCCGCTATGCCGAGCTGGGCCGCGCCCCGACCGACGCCGAACTCTTCATGTTCGCGCAGGCCAACTCCGAGCACTGCCGCCACAAGGTGTTCAACGCCAGCTGGACGCTGGACGGCGAGGCTCAGGACAAGAGCCTGTTCGGCATGATCAAGAACACCCACCAGCACTCGCCGGCCTACACGCTGTCCGCCTATAAGGACAATGCGGCGGTGATCGAGGGTTACGAAGGCAAGCGCTTCTTCCCCGATCGCGACGGCGTGTGGCGCGCCCACCCGGAGCGCATCGAATATGCGATCAAGGTGGAAACGCACAACCACCCGACCGCCATCGCCCCGTGGCCGGGTGCCGCGACCGGCGCCGGCGGCGAGATCCGCGATGAAGGCGCGACCGGCCGTGGCGCCAAGCCCAAGGCTGGCCTCACTGGTTTCTCGGTGTCCGACCTGCGCATCCCGGGCCTGCCGCGCCCGTGGGAAGTGGATCGCCCGCTGCCGCCGCACATGGCCACCGCGTTCGAGATCATGCGCGACGGCCCGCTGGGTGCCGCGGCGTTCAACAACGAATTCGGCCGTCCGGCGCTGGGTGGCTATTTCCGCACCTACGAGCACGAAACCGGTGAAGCCGGCGTGCGCCGCGGTTACGACAAGCCCATCATGATCGCCGGCGGTCTCGCCAATATCCGCGCGGACCACGTGCAGAAGCGCGACGTGCAGCCGGGCAACAAGGTGATCGTGCTGGGCGGCCCGTCCATGCTGATCGGCCTGGGCGGCGGCGCCGCCTCGTCGGTGGCCTCGGGCACGTCCAGCAAGGAGCTGGATTTCGCCTCCGTGCAGCGTGACAACGCCGAGATGGAGCGCCGTGCGCAGCAGGTCATCGACAGCTGCTGGGCGCGTGGCGACAAGAACCCGATCGTCAGCGTGCACGACGTGGGTGCGGGCGGTCTGTCCAACGCCATTCCCGAGCTGCTCAACGACGCTGGCGTGGGCGGTCGCATCGACCTTTCCCGCGTGCCGTGCGATGACCCCTCGCTGTCGCCGATGCAGATCTGGAGCAACGAATCGCAGGAGCGCTACGTGCTCGCGATCGGCGCCGAGGATCTCGCCGAGTTCGAGGAATACTGCAAGCGCGAGCGTTGCCCGTACGCCGTGGTCGGCGATGCCACCGCCGAGCGCCGTCTGGTGGTGCACGACCCGGTCACCGATACGCTGGTGATCGATCTGCCCATGGACGTGCTGTTCGGCAAGCCGCCGCGCATGCATCGCGACGCCAAGCGCCTGAAGCCGCGCGTTGACCTGGTGCCCGACCTTACCGGCATCAGCATGGACGAAGCGCTGATGCGCGTGCTGCGCCTGCCCACCGTGGGCAGCAAGAGCTTCCTCATCACCATCGGTGACCGCACCGTCGGCGGCCTGAACGCGCGCGACCCCATGGTCGGCCCGTGGCAGGTGCCGGTGGCCGATTGCGCCGTCACCATCACCGACTTCGACAGCTACACCGGCGAAGCCATGGCCATGGCCGAACGCTCGCCGGTCGCGCTGCTCAGCAGCCCGGATGCCGCGCGCCTGGCCGTGGGCGAAGCCATCACCAACCTGGCCGCCGCGCCGATCGCTTCGCTGGGCGAAGTGCGCCTGTCCGCGAACTGGCAGGCCGCGGTGAATTTTCCGGGTGAGGACGCCGCGCTGTTCGATGCCGTGAAGGCCGTGGGCATGGAACTGTGCCCGGAGCTGGGCATCTCCATCCCGGTGGGCAAGGACTCGCTGTCCATGCAGACCGTGTGGAAGGATGGCGACACCACGCAGCGCACCGTCTCGCCGGTGTCGCTGGTCATCACCGGCTTCGCCCGCGTCACCGACGTGCGCCGCACGCTCACGCCGCAGCTGCGCCTCGATCGCGGTGATTCCGAACTGTGGCTGCTCGACCTTGGCGCCTGCCGCGACCGCCTTGGCGGTTCCGCGCTGACCCAGGTGTTCAACCGCGGTGGCGGCGTGCCGCCGGATCTCGACGACGCCAAGCGCCTGAAGTCGTTTTTCGACCTCGTGCAGGAAGCCAATGCCGGCGGCCTGCTGCTGGCCTATCACGACCGTTCCGACGGCGGCGCCATCGTGACGCTGCTGGAAATGGCCTTCGCCGGCCATTGCGGCCTGGAAATCCATCTGGATGGCTGGGCGGAAGCAACGCTGCGCGCGCTGTTCAACGAAGAGCTCGGCGCCATCGTGCAGGTGGCCGCGGCCAACCGCGAAGCCTTCGAGGCGCTGCTGGTGAAGCATGGCCTGACCAGCATGGCGTACCGCATCGGTCGTCCCAAGGAAAAGCTGGGCATCAAGCTGTTCCAGAACGGCGATACGTTGTTCAAGTGGAACTGGCGCACGCTGTTCGAGGCATGGAACGAAACCAGCCACGCCATGCAGCGCCTGCGCGACAACCCGACCACCGCCGACGCGGAGAACGAGTGGCGCCTGGACGATGCCGATCCGGGCATCAGCCCCAAGCTCACCTTCGACCCGCACGAAGACCTGGCCGCACCGTATATCGCCAAGGGCGCGAAGCCTCGCGTGGCGGTGCTGCGCGAGCAGGGCGTCAACGGGCAGGTGGAAATGGCGGCGGCGTTCACTCGCGCCGGCTTCGAGGCCGTGGACGTCCATATGTCCGACCTCGCCAGTGGCCGTATCAAGCTGGCCGACTTCCGCGGCTTCGCGGCGTGCGGTGGCTTCTCCTACGGTGACGTGCTTGGCGCGGGTCGTGGCTGGGCCACGTCCATCCTCTACAACGACTACCTGCGCGCGGAATTCAGCACGTTCTTCGCCGACCCGCTGCGCTTCGCACTTGGCGTGTGCAACGGCTGCCAGATGATGAGCCAGCTCAAGGACATCATTCCTGGCGCGTCGCACTGGCCGAAGTTCCTGCGCAACGCCTCGGAGCAGTACGAAGCGCGCGTGGCCACGCTGGAAGTGCTCGATTCGCCCAGCCTCTTCTTCAAGGGCATGGCCGGTTCGCGCATTCCGGTGGCCGTGGCCCACGGCGAAGGCCGCGTGAGCTT
- the xerD gene encoding site-specific tyrosine recombinase XerD — MQQEEPSIAEADRRSIDAFIERVWSEDGLSDRTLDAYRRDLEGLARWLGTQGQSLRSAQRQHLSAYHGSQPVAVRSLARRQSAFRRYYAHVARTEAGFEDPTLLIERPKTPRSLPKALAEREIERLLDAPDVDTTLGLRDRAMLELMYASGLRVSELVELPLASLNLRQGVVRVTGKGGKDRLVPIGEVAAERIEAYLAAARPVLTRGRQPAALFLSKRGEGMTRQMFWTLVKRYAMGVGIVSKRISPHVLRHSFATHLLNHGADLRALQMLLGHSALSTTQIYTLVAKEGLKRLHAQHHPRG, encoded by the coding sequence ATGCAGCAGGAAGAACCCAGTATCGCCGAAGCCGACCGCCGCAGCATCGATGCCTTCATCGAGCGCGTGTGGTCCGAAGATGGCCTGTCCGATCGCACGCTCGACGCCTACCGGCGGGATCTCGAAGGTCTCGCCCGCTGGCTGGGCACGCAGGGGCAGAGCCTGCGCAGCGCGCAGCGGCAGCATTTGTCCGCCTATCACGGCAGCCAGCCGGTGGCGGTACGTTCGCTGGCGCGCCGGCAGTCAGCGTTCCGCCGCTACTACGCGCATGTCGCGCGCACGGAAGCGGGCTTCGAAGATCCCACCCTGCTGATCGAGCGCCCCAAGACGCCGCGCAGCCTGCCCAAGGCCCTGGCCGAGCGGGAGATCGAGCGCCTGCTGGACGCCCCGGACGTCGACACCACGCTGGGCCTGCGCGACCGCGCGATGCTGGAGCTGATGTATGCCTCGGGCCTGCGCGTATCCGAACTGGTCGAGTTGCCGTTGGCCTCGCTCAACCTGCGCCAGGGCGTGGTGCGCGTCACCGGCAAGGGCGGCAAGGACCGGCTCGTGCCCATCGGCGAAGTGGCGGCCGAGCGCATCGAGGCTTATCTGGCCGCCGCGCGTCCCGTGCTGACGCGCGGCCGCCAGCCGGCGGCACTGTTCCTGAGCAAGCGTGGCGAGGGCATGACGCGGCAGATGTTCTGGACCCTGGTGAAGCGCTACGCGATGGGCGTGGGCATTGTGTCCAAGCGCATATCGCCGCACGTGCTGCGGCATTCCTTCGCCACCCATCTGCTCAACCATGGCGCCGACCTGCGCGCCTTGCAGATGCTGCTGGGCCACAGCGCGCTCAGCACCACGCAGATCTACACCCTGGTGGCGAAGGAAGGACTCAAGCGGCTGCACGCCCAGCACCATCCCCGGGGGTGA
- a CDS encoding RDD family protein: MSSTAATDVYCPLWRRLAALVYDLLAVVAIVMVVGYVCQRVTGGTVVTTDGHAHIAWWYQPLQAVVVSAYFLASWLRGGQTLGMRPWRIRVTNADGQRITPLQAVIRLAVAAAPMLLLGLATWMGPRGAAWAMLIAWIAWFGVAAADSRKRALHDLVAGTELRRMA; this comes from the coding sequence ATGAGCTCTACTGCCGCTACCGATGTGTATTGCCCGCTGTGGCGCCGCCTGGCCGCCCTGGTCTACGACCTGCTCGCGGTGGTGGCCATCGTGATGGTGGTGGGCTATGTCTGCCAGCGCGTCACTGGCGGTACGGTGGTCACCACCGACGGCCACGCGCACATCGCGTGGTGGTACCAGCCGCTGCAGGCAGTAGTGGTGTCGGCCTATTTCCTCGCCTCGTGGCTGCGCGGAGGGCAAACGCTGGGCATGCGTCCCTGGCGGATCCGCGTGACGAATGCCGACGGCCAGCGCATCACGCCCCTGCAGGCGGTCATCCGTCTTGCGGTGGCGGCCGCCCCGATGCTGCTGCTCGGCCTGGCGACATGGATGGGCCCGCGCGGCGCGGCGTGGGCAATGCTCATCGCGTGGATCGCATGGTTTGGCGTCGCCGCGGCGGATTCGCGAAAACGTGCGTTGCACGACCTCGTTGCAGGCACTGAACTACGAAGAATGGCGTAA
- a CDS encoding class I SAM-dependent methyltransferase, giving the protein MPTLAIPRPSEAELKRTNQSFYDGLWSGARLVDPARFNTWPMVRDLAMALPRRLEIAPGLRPRLPLDGTYFIDISQAALQALRGHGASAMRASISALPCPDASFDLVCALDILEHVRDDEGALQELTRVAAPQARLMLSVPLHESAWTAFDEFVGHYRRYEPAHIVEWLAAHGWTVEQSAVYGMQPTSTTLLNLGQWYLSHQRERAMWWYNRVIMPLGLRLQKPLRWQPGLPDNPGVDEVLLLCRRT; this is encoded by the coding sequence ATGCCGACCCTTGCCATCCCCCGCCCTTCCGAGGCAGAGCTGAAGCGCACCAATCAGTCGTTCTACGACGGCCTGTGGTCGGGCGCGCGACTGGTGGATCCCGCCCGCTTCAACACCTGGCCGATGGTGCGCGACCTGGCCATGGCCTTGCCGCGCCGGCTGGAGATCGCCCCGGGCCTGCGCCCACGGCTGCCGCTGGATGGCACGTATTTCATCGATATCAGCCAGGCCGCGCTGCAGGCCCTGCGCGGACATGGCGCCAGCGCCATGCGCGCCAGCATCAGCGCCCTGCCCTGTCCCGACGCCAGCTTCGACCTGGTCTGTGCGCTGGACATCCTCGAACACGTGCGCGACGACGAAGGCGCGTTGCAGGAGCTGACGCGCGTGGCGGCACCGCAAGCCCGCCTGATGTTGTCCGTACCGCTCCACGAATCGGCCTGGACGGCCTTCGACGAGTTCGTCGGCCACTACCGCCGCTACGAACCGGCGCACATCGTGGAATGGCTGGCCGCCCACGGGTGGACCGTCGAGCAAAGCGCCGTCTACGGCATGCAGCCCACCTCCACCACGCTGCTCAACCTGGGCCAGTGGTATCTGTCGCACCAGCGAGAACGGGCGATGTGGTGGTACAACCGGGTGATCATGCCGCTGGGCCTGCGCCTGCAGAAGCCGCTGCGCTGGCAGCCTGGCCTGCCCGACAACCCGGGCGTCGATGAAGTGCTGCTGCTTTGTCGTCGCACGTAA
- a CDS encoding polyhydroxyalkanoate depolymerase: protein MLYQIHEWQRAFLGPMSHYAEASAKMLSDVTSPMSHLPGAQRLAAGYELLHRLGKEYEKPAFGLTQVTSHGQDIAVIERVVLDKPFCQLKRFKRFSDDPDTIERLKSEPTVLVVAPLSGHHATLLRDTVRTLLQDHKVYITDWVDARMVPASEGAFHLDDYVAYIEEFIGHIGAEKLHVISVCQPTVPVLAAVSLMAARGEKTPLSMTMMGGPIEPRSNPTGVNNLATNRPLSWFRGNVIHTVPPNYPGSGREVYPGFLQHAGFIAMNPGRHLNSHWDFYENLLRGDQDDAEAHRKFYDEYNAVLDMPAEYYLDTISTVFQQFLLPRGLWDVSGERVKPSAIKTTALFTVEGELDDISGIGQTEAAHDLCSGIATDRRAHLVVEGAGHYGIFSGRRWRQTVYPQVREFIRKFEAPVA from the coding sequence ATGCTCTATCAGATCCACGAATGGCAGCGCGCCTTCCTCGGCCCCATGAGCCACTACGCCGAAGCCAGCGCCAAGATGCTGAGCGACGTCACCAGCCCCATGTCCCACCTGCCCGGCGCCCAGCGCCTGGCCGCCGGCTATGAGCTGCTGCACCGTCTGGGCAAGGAATACGAGAAGCCCGCCTTCGGCCTGACCCAGGTCACCTCGCACGGGCAGGACATCGCCGTGATCGAGCGCGTGGTGCTGGACAAGCCGTTCTGCCAGCTCAAGCGCTTCAAGCGTTTCAGCGACGATCCGGACACCATCGAGCGCCTGAAGAGCGAGCCGACCGTGCTGGTCGTGGCACCGCTGTCCGGCCATCACGCCACGCTGCTGCGCGACACCGTGCGCACCCTGCTGCAGGACCATAAGGTGTACATCACCGACTGGGTCGACGCGCGCATGGTGCCGGCCAGTGAAGGTGCGTTCCATCTCGATGACTACGTGGCCTATATCGAGGAATTCATCGGCCACATCGGCGCCGAGAAGCTGCACGTGATTTCCGTGTGCCAGCCCACCGTGCCGGTGCTGGCCGCCGTCTCGCTGATGGCCGCGCGCGGCGAGAAAACCCCGCTCAGCATGACCATGATGGGTGGCCCGATCGAACCGCGCAGCAACCCCACCGGCGTGAACAACCTCGCCACCAACCGCCCGCTCAGCTGGTTCCGCGGCAACGTGATCCACACCGTGCCGCCGAACTACCCGGGCAGTGGCCGCGAGGTGTACCCGGGCTTCCTGCAGCACGCCGGCTTCATCGCGATGAACCCGGGCCGCCACCTCAACTCGCACTGGGATTTCTACGAAAACCTGCTGCGCGGCGACCAGGACGACGCCGAAGCACACCGCAAGTTCTACGACGAATACAACGCCGTGCTCGACATGCCAGCCGAGTACTACCTCGACACCATCTCCACCGTCTTCCAGCAGTTCCTGCTGCCGCGCGGCCTATGGGACGTGTCCGGCGAACGCGTGAAGCCCTCGGCCATCAAGACCACGGCTCTGTTTACCGTCGAAGGCGAACTGGACGATATCTCTGGCATCGGCCAGACCGAAGCGGCGCATGACCTGTGCAGCGGCATCGCCACCGACCGTCGCGCGCATTTGGTGGTGGAAGGCGCGGGTCACTACGGCATCTTCAGCGGCCGCCGCTGGCGGCAGACGGTTTACCCGCAGGTGCGGGAGTTCATTCGCAAGTTCGAAGCGCCGGTGGCGTGA